GCGAACCACTTTCACTCAGCGTGACAATGACGTGCTTGCTGCCGTTTCAATCCACGCCCTGCTTCATCAGCAGGGCGAACTTTCGGACGAAGTAATCAGAGCGCGCGGCTATAGGTTTCAATCCACGCCCTGCTTCATCAGCAGGGCGAACTCGCTCGGATGCATCGGCTCGACGGTCTCCAGCGAGTTTCAATCCACGCCCTGCTTCATCAGCAGGGCGAACTCAGCCATGCTTGCCTTTCACCCGCGCTTGATTAGTTTCAATCCACGCCCTGCTTCATCAGCAGGGCGAACCAGCATGTCGGCGGCGTCCTCGTCGCTCAATACCATGTTTCAATCCACGCCCTGCTTCATCAGCAGGGCGAACTCGCGCCGACGATCACGCGCGAGTTTGAAAAGTTCATTGTTTCAATCCACGCCCTGCTTCATCAGCAGGGCGAACCTGGCAGCGCCCGCGCACATAGGTGGCGAGTTTCAGTTTCAATCCACGCCCTGCTTCATCAGCAGGGCGAACATCCAGCCACGTGCATAGCATCGGCTATGACGCTGTTTCAATCCACGCCCTGCTTCATCAGCAGGGCGAACAGTCTTTCCGGAGCCCGACCCCGCGACCAACGAGGTGTTTCAATCCACGCCCTGCTTCATCAGCAGGGCGAACCTGACCAGTTGGCGGCATTGAAAGCCCTCTCCGACGTTTCAATCCACGCCCTGCTTCATCAGCAGGGCGAACCCATCTTAGAGCTAGGGGCCTTCGACGTGGAAGATTGGTTTCAATCCACGCCCTGCTTCATCAGCAGGGCGAACGCGAGCTGGTCTGCGCGACCCGCCCCACCAAGCGAGTTTCAATCCACGCCCTGCTTCATCAGCAGGGCGAACTTTTAGGGAAGGTGGTCGAGCTTCCAGATATAGGTTTCAATCCACGCCCTGCTTCATCAGCAGGGCGAACTCGGCGCAACGGGTAGTAGCGCATGAAAGCTGAAGTTTCAATCCACGCCCTGCTTCATCAGCAGGGCGAACTTGTCTGCCGCCACCGCACCTGCTTATGGAGAATTGTTTCAATCCACGCCCTGCTTCATCAGCAGGGCGAACACGCCGCGTTTGCTGCTTGCTGGCAGAACACATGGGTTTCAATCCACGCCCTGCTTCATCAGCAGGGCGAACTGCTCATCTGATTTGATAACCGAAGCGGTTGCAATGTTTCAATCCACGCCCTGCTTCATCAGCAGGGCGAACCATTACTTCTTCTTGCTTCAGGACTGCATTTCTGTTTCAATCCACGCCCTGCTTCATCAGCAGGGCGAACCCACTTTCTCTTCTTCAAGCATCCATTGGCGAAATGTTTCAATCCACGCCCTGCTTCATCAGCAGGGCGAACCGATAGTCATGGGCTACGCCTACTATGAATTTGAAGTTTCAATCCACGCCCTGCTTCATCAGCAGGGCGAACTTGCGGTGGCCGCTCATTTCGACTTTCTCAACATGTTTCAATCCACGCCCTGCTTCATCAGCAGGGCGAACTGTCGAGGATTTATCTATCTTCTTTCCACGACTTTGTGTGACTCCCGGCGCGAACCTCGAACCTTCCACTATGTTTTACATTGGATAGATGTGACCCGCCCTCCCAGACCTTAGTGTCTGCAATAGTTGCCGGTATCGCGAAACCTCCCGCCTTTGATCGCCACTCCAGGTTCGCGCACGTGTCACCGCACCTACCCACTATTCACCTCCTCCCAGTGTTTTCATCCTTAATTTTATAGAATCAGCGGCTCTTCCAAATCAATCGGCTTCTTTACGCCATGGTGCTCAATCGCCACATCGGCATCCAGGAAATAGAAGCGCAACGAATCTTCCCGCTCATTGATCTCTCCAAGCAGCCGCTCGCGCAACAAGGCCCAGTACTGACTGCTGACGCGGCACTCGAACACCGAATTCTGCACGCGCTGGCCATAATCCTTGCACGCCTGCGCCATCCGCCGCAGCCGTCGCGCTCCGCCTTTCTCACTCGTCGCCACATCATAAGTGATTAGCACCAGCATGGCTTCCCTCTCCCACGCTCAGCGCAATACGCACGGCAAGTATTCCGGCAGGTCGCCGCGCAGGTGTCGCGCCAGGATGCGCGCCTGGGCCAGCATCAACTGGCCGACGCGAAATTCTTGATTGAGCAACGGATGATTCACCGTCTCCTGCTTGCGCGCCTGGTAAGCGGCAATCACGGCCTTGCGCCCGGCGGCAGTGAATTCGACGGCGCCGCCTTCGCGCTCGTTGAAATCAGTCGGCCCCACCTGACGGCGATTGATCAGGGTGATCGCCAATCGGTCGGCGATCAGCGGGCGAAACTCTTCCATCAGATCGAGCGCCAGTCCCGGTCGGTTTGGGCGGTCGGCGTGCAAGTAGCCGACGAACGGGTCCAGCCCCACTGCCACTAGCGCCGCCATGCAATCGTGCCGCAACAGCGCGTACAAAAACGACAGCAGACAATTGATGCGGTCGCGCGGAGGCCGTCGCGTGCGCTTCGTAAAGGCGAACGCCTCGCGCTGCTGTTTCAAGTGCAGGGCGAAGACTTCAAAGTAGAGCGCCGCCGCCTGCCCTTCAAAGCCGCGTATCCGATCCACCATGCCGCTTGATGGCTCATCTTCCGACGGCGTATCGAGCGCGCCTGAAAGCCGGCCAAGCAACCGCGATAGCTCGGCGGCGCAGCGCTGCAAGCGCTCGTCTTCTTCCGGCGACGGGTTCTCGCGCGCCGAGCGCAGCAGGCTCTGCCGGGCGTTTTGCAGCTTCCCGGCGACCACCTGCCGCGCCACCAGCGCCGTCGCGCCCGGGTTATCGGCAGCCCGGTGCTGCGCCCGCCGCAAGCTGACGCTGGTCGCCGGCACGCCCTCCCAGCGGCCCAGCAGATAGCCCGCCTCGCTGAAGTAATTGACCGCGACGCCGTGCTCCCAGCAGAGATGCAAAGCCGCCGGGCTGAATGCCGCCTGCCCGAAGACACAGACCGATTCCAGGTGATGAATCGGCACCGCCAGCTTCAATTCCTTCTCGACCTCGACGCGTAGGTTGAGATGATCGCGCGCC
Above is a window of Blastocatellia bacterium DNA encoding:
- the cas2 gene encoding CRISPR-associated endonuclease Cas2 → MLVLITYDVATSEKGGARRLRRMAQACKDYGQRVQNSVFECRVSSQYWALLRERLLGEINEREDSLRFYFLDADVAIEHHGVKKPIDLEEPLIL
- the cas1c gene encoding type I-C CRISPR-associated endonuclease Cas1c, producing the protein MEIKQNTLYLTVAGAYVARDHLNLRVEVEKELKLAVPIHHLESVCVFGQAAFSPAALHLCWEHGVAVNYFSEAGYLLGRWEGVPATSVSLRRAQHRAADNPGATALVARQVVAGKLQNARQSLLRSARENPSPEEDERLQRCAAELSRLLGRLSGALDTPSEDEPSSGMVDRIRGFEGQAAALYFEVFALHLKQQREAFAFTKRTRRPPRDRINCLLSFLYALLRHDCMAALVAVGLDPFVGYLHADRPNRPGLALDLMEEFRPLIADRLAITLINRRQVGPTDFNEREGGAVEFTAAGRKAVIAAYQARKQETVNHPLLNQEFRVGQLMLAQARILARHLRGDLPEYLPCVLR